A region of Candidatus Bathyarchaeota archaeon DNA encodes the following proteins:
- a CDS encoding pyruvoyl-dependent arginine decarboxylase gives MIPKEFFVTSAKATSPVSELNAFDLALRNAGISQCNLVSVSSILPPECKERKWRKLPAGAITHAVIARMDGDEGTTIGAGIAWVWEKDREYGIVAEAYGYMDRRALTETLVWNIKEMAEIRGIEIGTTKSRIEVLRVPMANYGCVIATLIYCSLDC, from the coding sequence ATGATTCCCAAAGAATTCTTCGTAACAAGCGCCAAAGCAACCAGCCCTGTCTCTGAACTGAACGCGTTCGACCTTGCCCTAAGAAATGCGGGAATTTCCCAATGTAACTTAGTATCAGTCAGCTCTATACTGCCACCAGAGTGCAAAGAGCGAAAATGGCGTAAGCTTCCTGCCGGCGCAATTACCCACGCCGTTATCGCCCGTATGGATGGAGACGAAGGAACCACAATAGGAGCGGGAATTGCATGGGTTTGGGAAAAAGATAGAGAATATGGTATTGTGGCGGAGGCATATGGATATATGGATCGTAGAGCTTTGACGGAGACTTTGGTGTGGAATATCAAGGAGATGGCTGAGATTAGAGGAATAGAAATTGGAACTACCAAGTCTCGAATTGAAGTTTTACGTGTGCCTATGGCCAATTATGGCTGTGTCATAGCAACACTCATTTACTGCTCACTAGATTGCTAA
- the gltA gene encoding NADPH-dependent glutamate synthase has product MEKKPKPEICKESVPMPKQQIEERIQNFNEVALGYTEEQAVAEAKRCLQCPQPKCIECCPVEIDISSFVKLISERKFDEAIKKVKEKNSLPAICGRVCPQEGQCQETCVMGKAGDPVNIGRLERFVADYEMKKGVITPTRQPLTGKKVAVIGAGPAGLTVAADLAKLGHEVVIFEALHKPGGVLVYGIPEFRLPKKIVASEASYIGKLGVTIRLNALIGRLFTIPELFGKGFDAVFIGTGAGLSRFLRLPGENLGGIYSANEFLIRVNLMKAYAFPEYDTPIRLGKRVAVIGAGNTAMDSARSALRLGAEEVYVVYRRSRKEMPARAEEIENAEEEGITFNFLTNPTRFFGDEKGWVKQMECIKMKLGEPDASGRRRPVPIGGSEFLMDVDTVIIAVGRTPNPIIQRTTEGLETTKWDTILVDEATGKTSLEGVYAGGDIVTGQATVISAMGAGKKASRAIHEYLVNRK; this is encoded by the coding sequence ATGGAAAAAAAACCTAAACCAGAAATTTGTAAAGAAAGCGTTCCAATGCCCAAACAACAGATAGAAGAAAGAATACAAAACTTTAACGAAGTGGCACTCGGCTACACCGAAGAACAAGCAGTTGCTGAAGCAAAAAGATGTCTACAATGTCCACAACCAAAATGCATTGAATGTTGCCCAGTGGAAATAGATATTTCAAGCTTCGTGAAACTGATTAGTGAACGCAAGTTTGACGAAGCCATAAAAAAAGTTAAAGAGAAGAATAGTCTCCCAGCCATTTGTGGACGCGTCTGCCCTCAAGAAGGACAATGCCAAGAAACCTGTGTGATGGGTAAGGCTGGTGATCCAGTTAACATCGGAAGACTGGAGAGGTTTGTAGCAGATTATGAAATGAAGAAAGGTGTAATAACCCCCACGAGGCAGCCGCTTACTGGGAAAAAAGTGGCGGTTATTGGCGCTGGACCCGCGGGGCTTACTGTTGCCGCGGACTTAGCTAAACTTGGACACGAAGTTGTCATTTTTGAGGCTCTTCACAAACCAGGCGGCGTGCTTGTTTATGGAATACCCGAGTTTAGGCTACCTAAAAAAATCGTGGCATCCGAAGCAAGCTATATTGGAAAGCTCGGTGTCACCATTAGACTTAATGCCCTGATTGGTAGGCTGTTTACGATTCCTGAACTTTTTGGAAAAGGATTTGACGCAGTTTTTATAGGAACAGGTGCGGGGCTTTCTCGATTCCTGAGGCTTCCTGGTGAAAACCTTGGTGGGATATATTCAGCAAACGAGTTTTTGATTCGTGTGAACCTTATGAAGGCGTATGCTTTTCCGGAATATGACACACCTATAAGGCTTGGCAAAAGAGTGGCTGTTATTGGCGCTGGCAATACAGCTATGGACTCTGCCCGTTCCGCTTTGAGACTTGGTGCTGAGGAGGTTTACGTAGTGTATCGCAGGTCAAGAAAAGAGATGCCTGCCCGTGCCGAAGAGATAGAAAACGCTGAAGAAGAAGGCATAACCTTCAATTTTTTAACAAATCCAACAAGATTCTTCGGCGATGAAAAAGGCTGGGTAAAACAGATGGAGTGCATTAAAATGAAACTCGGAGAACCCGATGCATCCGGACGCAGACGCCCTGTTCCAATCGGAGGTTCGGAATTTCTTATGGATGTAGACACGGTAATTATCGCAGTTGGAAGAACTCCAAATCCAATTATTCAACGAACAACTGAGGGATTGGAAACTACAAAGTGGGATACAATATTGGTTGATGAGGCGACTGGAAAGACCAGTCTTGAAGGTGTTTATGCTGGTGGCGACATTGTAACGGGTCAGGCTACAGTGATTAGTGCTATGGGTGCTGGAAAGAAAGCTTCCCGAGCTATCCATGAATATTTGGTGAACAGAAAGTAA
- a CDS encoding 4Fe-4S dicluster domain-containing protein: MEQAQEQKTTNMAFSNIITSRLGGKTITLCYQCGTCASSCPVAKITPRFNPREVIKLSLLGAEKEVLSSDSIWLCCSCYNCQERCPQKVEIADVIYALRNIAFKKGYFPNIYSEFASALLNNGRIVKISQFVENKRPTRGLPPLKPTGVEALRKILSATGFDKLRLKEESQ; encoded by the coding sequence ATGGAACAAGCGCAAGAGCAAAAAACCACTAACATGGCATTCTCCAATATAATTACGAGTCGTTTAGGTGGCAAAACAATAACCCTATGCTACCAGTGTGGAACATGCGCCAGCAGTTGCCCAGTGGCTAAAATCACCCCACGTTTCAACCCGAGAGAAGTCATCAAACTATCACTCTTAGGAGCAGAAAAGGAGGTTCTTTCAAGTGACTCTATATGGCTTTGCTGTTCATGCTACAACTGTCAAGAACGGTGTCCTCAAAAAGTTGAGATAGCCGACGTAATTTACGCACTGAGAAACATCGCCTTCAAAAAAGGCTACTTCCCAAATATCTATTCGGAGTTTGCATCCGCTCTATTAAACAACGGACGCATAGTAAAGATTTCCCAATTCGTCGAAAACAAAAGACCAACCCGCGGCTTGCCCCCCCTTAAACCAACAGGTGTGGAAGCACTGAGAAAAATTCTTTCTGCGACAGGTTTTGACAAGCTGCGACTCAAAGAGGAATCACAATGA
- a CDS encoding CoB--CoM heterodisulfide reductase subunit B: MTSYALFLGCTIPARQPNYELSARKTLGKLGIELVDLDNMTCCAPPPVQSINFETSLAIAAYNICLAEEADLNLVTLCSGCFESLAMTNSMLKDNEELKAKINKILSQAGKEFQGNKEVKHFLQVLMNDVGLERLKQNVSKPLNNLKIAAFYGCHALRPSELLKLDDPERPRILENLIEALGAESVEYRNKLKCCGGLLRGYSDDLALNLAREKLENTSKAGADCIATLCPFCFVALDIGQIQVRAKFNKSYDIPILHYSELLAFALGIDPKELALEIHKIKTDKILSKIF; the protein is encoded by the coding sequence ATGACTAGCTACGCTTTATTCCTTGGTTGCACCATACCTGCTCGTCAGCCCAACTATGAGTTGTCTGCAAGAAAGACTTTAGGAAAACTTGGAATCGAGCTAGTTGACTTAGACAACATGACGTGCTGTGCACCTCCGCCAGTGCAATCCATAAATTTTGAAACCAGTCTAGCCATAGCCGCATACAACATTTGCCTAGCCGAAGAAGCTGATCTGAATCTAGTCACGTTGTGCAGCGGTTGCTTTGAATCTCTTGCGATGACAAACAGCATGTTAAAGGATAACGAAGAACTAAAGGCGAAGATAAACAAGATTCTATCCCAAGCTGGAAAGGAGTTCCAAGGTAACAAAGAGGTTAAACATTTCCTCCAAGTCTTGATGAACGATGTAGGACTGGAGCGACTTAAACAAAATGTCTCCAAGCCTTTAAACAACTTAAAGATAGCAGCTTTCTATGGTTGTCACGCGCTTAGGCCAAGCGAGCTTCTGAAACTCGACGATCCAGAACGTCCCCGCATTCTTGAAAATTTAATTGAAGCATTAGGCGCTGAAAGTGTCGAGTATCGAAACAAATTGAAGTGTTGTGGCGGGCTTTTGAGGGGATATTCTGATGATTTGGCGCTCAATCTTGCCAGAGAGAAACTTGAAAACACGTCCAAAGCTGGCGCCGACTGCATTGCAACCCTCTGCCCATTCTGCTTCGTTGCACTGGACATAGGACAGATACAAGTGAGAGCGAAATTCAATAAAAGCTACGATATACCAATACTTCATTATTCCGAACTCTTAGCCTTCGCATTGGGCATAGATCCGAAAGAATTAGCACTTGAAATCCACAAAATAAAGACAGACAAGATACTCAGCAAAATATTCTAG
- a CDS encoding sulfide/dihydroorotate dehydrogenase-like FAD/NAD-binding protein gives MYKIVAMQTLAPQTKLASVHAPEIAKKAQVGQFVILRVDEKGERIPLTLADWDPENGTITLIFQEVGVSTKKFGSLDVNDELKDVVGPLGQPSDIKDYGTVVIVGGGVGIAPCLPIVKAFRKTGNKVISIIGARNEKLLILEKEMRHICDEVYITTDDGSKGYKGFGCDMLKILIEKGYSIDIVYAIGPTVMMRAVAEVTRPYKIKTIVSLNPIMLDGMGMCGACRVSVGGKIKFACFDGPEFDGHLVDFNELIKRQRAFLAEEKLALDHWQKCRGN, from the coding sequence ATGTACAAAATCGTTGCCATGCAAACATTGGCTCCTCAGACGAAATTAGCCAGTGTCCATGCGCCCGAAATTGCCAAAAAGGCTCAGGTAGGGCAGTTTGTTATATTAAGAGTGGATGAAAAAGGAGAAAGAATTCCGTTGACCCTTGCCGATTGGGACCCTGAAAATGGTACCATAACGCTGATTTTCCAAGAAGTTGGAGTATCAACCAAAAAATTTGGTTCTTTAGATGTCAACGACGAACTAAAGGATGTAGTTGGCCCATTAGGACAGCCAAGCGACATAAAGGACTATGGAACAGTGGTAATCGTCGGCGGTGGTGTTGGCATAGCACCTTGTCTGCCTATAGTCAAAGCATTCAGAAAGACGGGAAACAAAGTGATTTCGATTATTGGCGCACGGAACGAGAAGTTACTTATTCTAGAAAAGGAAATGCGGCACATATGTGACGAAGTTTACATTACAACTGATGATGGTTCTAAGGGATACAAAGGATTTGGCTGCGACATGCTTAAAATACTGATTGAAAAAGGATACTCCATAGACATCGTATATGCTATAGGTCCAACTGTGATGATGAGAGCAGTCGCCGAGGTTACACGACCATACAAAATAAAGACAATAGTTAGTTTGAATCCGATAATGCTGGATGGAATGGGAATGTGTGGTGCCTGTCGAGTTTCAGTTGGAGGCAAAATCAAATTTGCATGTTTTGATGGACCTGAGTTTGATGGACACCTTGTGGATTTTAACGAATTAATAAAGCGTCAAAGAGCGTTTCTTGCCGAAGAAAAACTTGCTCTGGATCATTGGCAAAAATGCAGAGGCAACTAA
- a CDS encoding hydrogenase iron-sulfur subunit: MDRVKVGVFLADSGKQLSKILDYNDLTNYVKNISGVVYVARGNEFWRGQGLQNIINAIKDEKINRVVVGGTLPKLSEVKIAQAAENVGFNPYLMEFIDLKDHCAMPHQETPSEATEKAKAMLLAAIERAKLLEPLEKLEFPVLKSVLVIGGGIAGIQTSVDLADLGFEVNLVEKTPFLGGLAARAGRFFPTDDCAICIQSPASDLKTITHTSRKCVYRSGFSEIPNLSILTNSKVVAIEGVPGKYKVTIEKKPRYINEECIRCDLCTTVCPVEIPDEYNAKLKTRKAIYMNIPNVHPPVYVIDDSVCKFHDCAKCVEVCPTNAIALDQKTEHITLNVGSIVVATGFEEFDSSVIKEYHYDDYSDVITNLEFARILDGFGPTGGQIIRPSDHKPAKKIVMIQCVGSRDRRYNSYCSSICCMISLKHATLIKSTYPDIDVTICYIDIRTTGREHEHYYERAREMGIKFVKGRPTEIYRDPETNKLVVDVEDALLQRFLELEADLVVLAPAMVPAKGTKELAEMLGIELEEDGFFKEYNAKLRPTETKLKGIYLCGGATFPKDAPTTSLHAHSAALKVMKLLTTGKIVKYQRTAVVNEEYCGDCEFCPVTCPYGAISLVPTTENHFVAQVSDLLCEGCGICVGTCPLNAIELRHSTTNQMLAQMKALLSINGTPKPLVLAICCSECGHTVVDSSGMAKMQYPANVRVMKVPCTGILQIYQFLEAFKAGAHGVMVIGCKSDGCHYEVGIKKAEKKVKLAKVLLKEYGIEPERLEMFNMVFIEGNKFAEAARMMTDKLEKLGPLQLMTGSKVEKVT, from the coding sequence ATGGACAGAGTTAAAGTTGGAGTGTTCCTAGCTGACAGTGGAAAGCAACTCTCTAAAATCTTAGACTACAACGACTTGACAAATTATGTTAAAAACATTTCAGGCGTGGTTTACGTGGCGAGAGGCAACGAGTTTTGGCGTGGCCAAGGACTACAAAATATAATAAACGCCATAAAAGATGAAAAAATAAACAGAGTCGTCGTAGGGGGGACTCTTCCAAAGCTAAGTGAAGTGAAGATCGCTCAAGCAGCAGAGAATGTTGGTTTCAACCCATATTTGATGGAATTCATCGACCTCAAGGATCACTGTGCAATGCCTCACCAAGAAACACCGTCTGAAGCCACAGAAAAAGCTAAAGCCATGCTCCTAGCTGCCATCGAACGTGCAAAGCTTCTCGAGCCCTTAGAAAAACTTGAGTTTCCTGTCCTCAAATCTGTACTGGTCATAGGTGGAGGTATCGCTGGGATACAGACATCTGTGGACTTGGCAGATTTGGGATTCGAGGTGAACTTGGTTGAAAAGACACCATTTCTCGGAGGCTTGGCTGCTCGTGCAGGTCGATTCTTCCCAACTGATGACTGCGCCATCTGCATACAGTCTCCAGCCTCAGACTTGAAAACCATCACTCATACCTCGCGGAAGTGCGTGTACCGCTCTGGTTTCAGCGAGATTCCCAACTTAAGCATATTAACCAATTCAAAAGTCGTAGCTATTGAAGGAGTTCCTGGGAAATATAAAGTTACGATAGAAAAGAAACCGCGATACATCAACGAGGAATGCATCCGTTGCGATTTGTGCACTACAGTTTGCCCCGTAGAAATACCAGATGAATATAATGCAAAGCTGAAAACCCGCAAAGCCATTTACATGAACATTCCAAACGTTCATCCACCTGTCTACGTCATCGACGACAGCGTATGCAAGTTCCACGACTGTGCCAAGTGCGTTGAAGTCTGCCCTACTAATGCTATTGCGTTGGACCAGAAAACTGAGCATATAACTCTAAACGTGGGCAGCATAGTAGTCGCCACTGGCTTTGAAGAGTTTGATTCCAGCGTCATAAAGGAGTATCACTACGATGACTACTCAGACGTAATAACCAATCTTGAGTTTGCCAGGATCCTTGACGGTTTCGGTCCTACTGGGGGTCAAATCATTCGACCTTCAGACCACAAGCCTGCCAAGAAAATCGTTATGATTCAATGCGTCGGTTCGCGAGACAGGCGCTACAACTCTTACTGCTCAAGCATCTGCTGTATGATTTCCCTAAAACACGCCACATTAATTAAATCAACCTATCCCGATATAGACGTCACTATATGTTACATAGACATAAGAACCACCGGAAGAGAACATGAACATTACTACGAACGAGCTAGAGAGATGGGAATCAAATTTGTCAAGGGCAGACCAACCGAAATCTACAGAGACCCGGAAACCAATAAATTAGTTGTCGATGTTGAAGACGCTCTTCTACAGAGATTTCTCGAATTAGAAGCCGATTTAGTGGTTTTAGCTCCAGCCATGGTGCCCGCTAAAGGTACTAAAGAACTTGCTGAGATGCTGGGCATCGAATTAGAAGAAGACGGTTTTTTCAAGGAGTATAATGCCAAGCTAAGACCAACCGAGACCAAGCTGAAAGGGATATATTTGTGCGGTGGGGCAACATTCCCAAAAGACGCGCCAACTACTTCTTTGCATGCTCACTCAGCAGCACTAAAGGTTATGAAGCTCTTGACTACCGGCAAGATAGTTAAATATCAGAGAACTGCCGTGGTCAACGAGGAATATTGTGGTGACTGTGAATTCTGCCCGGTCACGTGCCCTTACGGAGCGATAAGTTTGGTCCCAACGACTGAAAACCACTTTGTCGCTCAAGTATCTGATCTCTTATGTGAGGGATGTGGTATTTGCGTAGGGACTTGTCCCCTTAACGCTATTGAACTTAGGCATTCGACAACAAACCAGATGTTGGCTCAAATGAAAGCCCTCCTGTCTATAAATGGAACGCCAAAGCCTTTGGTTCTGGCCATATGCTGTTCAGAGTGTGGACACACCGTCGTAGATTCTTCAGGAATGGCCAAGATGCAATACCCAGCCAACGTGAGGGTAATGAAAGTGCCCTGTACGGGAATCCTGCAAATCTATCAATTCTTGGAGGCTTTCAAGGCAGGGGCTCATGGAGTGATGGTTATAGGATGCAAAAGTGACGGCTGCCACTACGAGGTTGGCATCAAAAAAGCTGAGAAGAAGGTGAAACTTGCCAAAGTTTTGCTAAAGGAGTATGGTATTGAACCAGAGAGATTGGAGATGTTCAATATGGTGTTTATTGAAGGAAACAAGTTTGCTGAGGCTGCGCGAATGATGACTGACAAGTTAGAGAAGCTAGGTCCATTGCAACTAATGACAGGTTCCAAAGTGGAAAAGGTGACTTAG
- a CDS encoding Ni/Fe hydrogenase subunit alpha: protein MKQISIDPITRLEGHGKITIFLNDEGNVENAYLQIPELRGFERFCEGRRAEDMAIITTRICGVCPVAHHLAAAKAIDAAFNVEPTETAKKLRELMYCGYIIYDHILHFYFLGGPDFIVGPDAPPEKRNILGVIEKVGLDIAKEVIKHRAYGQKITGILGGRPTHPVSALPGGVSKPLSEEERQEIEEMVRSCMEFAKFSLKIFDDVVLKNSDYVNLIKSEPYALETYYMGTVDKNNKVNFYDGDVRVVDPEGKEFVKFAPNEYLDIIEEHVEPWTYVKFPYLKKIGWKGLVAGPDSGIYRVGPLGRLNAADGMATPIAQKEYERMYKTLGGKPVHATLTFHWARLIELMYATERALELVKDEEITSKDIRNPVGAPGEGVGIVEAARGTLIHHYILDEKALAKKVNLVVATTHNAPGICMSIKNAAKGLIRNGEISDGVLNRVEMAFRAYDPCFACATHLAIGERPLEVKIYDAEKRLLKMIKR, encoded by the coding sequence ATGAAACAAATATCCATCGACCCTATAACACGGCTGGAAGGCCACGGAAAAATCACAATATTCCTCAACGACGAGGGAAACGTGGAAAATGCTTACTTGCAAATCCCCGAACTGAGAGGATTTGAACGGTTCTGCGAAGGAAGAAGAGCTGAAGACATGGCAATAATAACAACGAGGATATGCGGTGTCTGCCCAGTAGCCCACCACCTGGCAGCCGCAAAAGCAATTGACGCTGCGTTCAACGTGGAACCTACAGAAACAGCTAAGAAATTGAGAGAGCTCATGTATTGTGGCTACATCATCTACGACCACATATTGCATTTCTACTTCCTAGGCGGACCAGACTTCATCGTAGGACCAGACGCCCCACCTGAGAAAAGAAACATTCTCGGAGTGATAGAAAAGGTCGGCTTGGATATCGCAAAAGAAGTGATTAAACACCGAGCTTATGGACAAAAAATAACTGGCATCCTCGGAGGTAGACCAACCCATCCAGTGAGCGCTTTGCCAGGAGGCGTTTCAAAGCCTTTATCCGAAGAGGAAAGACAAGAAATTGAAGAAATGGTTAGAAGTTGCATGGAGTTCGCAAAGTTCTCTCTGAAAATTTTCGACGACGTAGTTCTTAAGAACAGTGACTACGTAAACTTGATTAAAAGCGAACCGTACGCATTGGAGACCTACTACATGGGAACTGTTGACAAAAACAACAAAGTGAATTTCTACGACGGCGATGTCCGTGTGGTTGACCCTGAAGGAAAAGAATTTGTCAAATTCGCACCAAACGAATATTTAGACATTATCGAAGAACACGTGGAACCGTGGACCTACGTTAAGTTTCCATACCTCAAGAAGATTGGCTGGAAAGGCTTGGTAGCGGGACCGGACAGCGGCATCTACAGAGTTGGACCTCTCGGAAGACTGAATGCTGCGGACGGTATGGCAACGCCCATAGCTCAAAAAGAGTATGAGAGAATGTACAAAACACTCGGTGGAAAACCCGTTCATGCCACCTTGACTTTCCATTGGGCCAGACTGATAGAACTCATGTATGCCACTGAACGAGCTTTAGAATTGGTCAAAGACGAGGAAATCACAAGCAAGGATATTAGAAACCCAGTTGGTGCGCCCGGTGAGGGAGTAGGAATTGTCGAGGCGGCGAGAGGCACCTTAATCCATCATTATATATTAGATGAAAAAGCCTTGGCCAAGAAAGTTAACTTAGTAGTGGCAACAACTCACAATGCGCCAGGAATCTGCATGTCCATTAAAAACGCGGCTAAAGGACTTATACGTAACGGCGAAATCAGTGACGGGGTTTTGAACAGGGTGGAGATGGCGTTTAGAGCTTATGATCCGTGCTTTGCATGCGCTACCCACCTTGCTATTGGTGAGAGGCCTTTGGAAGTTAAGATTTACGATGCCGAGAAAAGGCTATTGAAAATGATTAAAAGATGA
- the trxB gene encoding thioredoxin-disulfide reductase, whose product MEDWDLIIIGAGPAGLTAGMYAGRSKLETLILEEKMPGGEAAVTPLVENYPGFETISGLELIEKMTVHCKKFGAQINELEKAVSLDITGEKKLVKTNAKTYSASAVIIATGTHNRQLDVPGEEKFQGRGVSYCALCDGAFFKDKKVVVVGGGNSAATSALYLSNIAAKVKLVHRRNRLRAELTVVENLKRQNVEFLWNSVVKEVKGNNVVENVILQNNKTGEESEVEVDGVFVQIGEVPNTQLVREAGIEVDKGGYIIVDVHQRTNVSGVFAAGDVTNGSVKQIGTAVGQAIVAATEAFGYIKRPYYYKS is encoded by the coding sequence ATGGAAGACTGGGACCTAATTATTATAGGAGCTGGTCCCGCTGGGTTAACAGCAGGAATGTATGCTGGAAGAAGCAAACTAGAGACGCTCATACTTGAAGAGAAAATGCCAGGCGGTGAAGCAGCAGTCACACCACTGGTTGAGAATTATCCAGGCTTCGAAACGATTAGCGGACTCGAACTGATTGAAAAAATGACTGTACACTGCAAGAAATTCGGAGCACAGATAAACGAACTGGAAAAGGCAGTGTCGCTTGATATTACAGGCGAAAAGAAGCTTGTGAAAACAAATGCAAAAACTTATTCCGCGTCTGCGGTGATCATCGCCACGGGAACTCACAATCGACAACTCGACGTGCCTGGCGAGGAGAAGTTTCAAGGAAGAGGCGTCAGTTACTGCGCGTTGTGTGATGGCGCTTTTTTCAAAGACAAAAAAGTAGTCGTTGTTGGAGGTGGCAACTCTGCTGCAACATCAGCTCTTTATCTTTCGAACATTGCAGCCAAAGTTAAACTTGTGCATCGTAGGAATCGGTTAAGAGCTGAATTGACTGTTGTGGAGAATTTGAAAAGGCAAAATGTGGAGTTTCTTTGGAATTCAGTGGTCAAAGAAGTCAAAGGCAACAATGTGGTTGAAAATGTGATTTTGCAGAACAACAAAACTGGAGAGGAAAGTGAGGTGGAGGTTGACGGCGTCTTTGTTCAAATCGGCGAAGTCCCTAATACCCAACTCGTCAGAGAGGCAGGGATTGAAGTTGACAAGGGAGGCTATATCATTGTTGATGTCCACCAGAGAACTAATGTCTCAGGTGTTTTTGCTGCAGGAGACGTGACCAACGGGTCAGTAAAGCAGATTGGAACGGCTGTTGGTCAAGCTATAGTTGCTGCAACAGAAGCTTTTGGTTACATTAAACGACCTTATTATTATAAAAGTTAA
- a CDS encoding oxidoreductase, producing the protein DYYVPGCPPPIPLIIQAIEAIFKNELPPKGSVLMPNKSICDECPREKKDKKLSKIKRIYEIDDDFKTCFWDQGVICMGPATRAGCGAQCPKVNMPCTGCNGPGFNVNDQGAAAINALASIATSSEVVDQIVDPIGTFYKYSLPHSILRRKVMKK; encoded by the coding sequence TGGACTACTATGTTCCAGGGTGCCCACCACCTATCCCACTTATAATCCAAGCCATTGAAGCAATATTCAAAAACGAGCTGCCTCCAAAAGGAAGCGTTCTAATGCCAAACAAATCCATCTGCGACGAATGCCCCAGAGAGAAAAAAGATAAAAAACTTTCGAAAATAAAGAGAATTTACGAAATCGACGACGATTTCAAAACGTGCTTCTGGGATCAAGGAGTAATATGCATGGGACCAGCTACACGAGCAGGCTGCGGCGCACAATGCCCAAAGGTAAATATGCCATGCACGGGATGCAACGGTCCAGGCTTCAATGTGAACGACCAAGGTGCCGCCGCTATCAATGCGCTTGCCTCTATTGCCACTAGTTCAGAAGTGGTTGATCAAATTGTGGACCCAATAGGAACCTTCTACAAGTATTCTTTACCTCATTCCATTCTACGTAGGAAAGTGATGAAGAAATGA
- a CDS encoding 50S ribosomal protein L15e codes for MTYKYISEAWEKPEASYVKELMWHRLIEWRKQPSIVRVEKPTRLDRARKLGYKAKQGFVVSRVRIRRGGLNRPRPKSGRKPKRMGSAKYKPAKSFKLIAEERTARKFPNLEVLNSYWVGEDGRHKWYEILMVDPAHPVIKADKDVNWICKKVHKGRVFRGLTSAGKKVRGLRHKGKGAEKAR; via the coding sequence ATGACCTACAAGTATATTTCAGAAGCTTGGGAAAAACCAGAAGCTTCTTATGTGAAAGAACTAATGTGGCACAGACTTATTGAGTGGCGGAAGCAGCCCTCGATTGTTAGAGTTGAAAAACCGACAAGGCTAGATAGAGCAAGGAAATTGGGATACAAAGCTAAGCAAGGCTTCGTTGTATCTAGAGTTAGGATAAGACGAGGTGGCTTAAACAGACCGAGACCCAAGTCAGGTAGAAAACCGAAACGCATGGGCTCTGCTAAATACAAACCTGCAAAAAGCTTCAAACTAATAGCTGAAGAGCGGACGGCGAGAAAGTTTCCGAACTTGGAAGTTCTTAATTCTTACTGGGTTGGAGAAGACGGACGCCACAAGTGGTATGAAATTCTTATGGTTGACCCGGCGCATCCAGTTATCAAAGCAGACAAAGATGTCAATTGGATTTGCAAAAAAGTGCACAAAGGACGAGTTTTTCGAGGATTAACCAGTGCAGGAAAAAAGGTGAGAGGACTTCGCCATAAGGGGAAGGGAGCTGAAAAAGCCAGGTAA